The genomic DNA ttcAATAAGAAGGAAATGCCACGGTATGAAGATGACAGTCGACTTGCAACTGTAAGCTCTTGTTTTTACTAACATAAGTATCCTTTGTGTTGAATATGTACCAACTCCAACTTGTGTTGgagtttttctttctaaatgttCATTTCATTCAAAAAGACTCTAACAAGGAGTAAAAACATCCAACAAAGTAAAACAACATAGAAAAATCAAAAACCAAGTAAACGCAAAGTGAGGCAAGACAACCTAAACATGTAGTTCAAGTGTCAGGAGTTTTACCTAAGACATCAAAGTTCTTAGGTTGTTTTTTTGGGGGAATTAAAGGAGAATTAACATGACAGTCCCCGCCATGACCCCGCCAAAGTTCTTAAGTTTGATTGTCACTAAGAATGCTCTGAATTAAAAATGGGTCATGACTCATGCTACCCACTTTAAAGAATAAACCCGGGTCACAAAAAAAAGTGAGGCAAGTCAACAAAAGTTCATGCTAGTCACTCCTGGGAATAAAccagaataaaaaagaaagttgAGGCAAGACAACAAAAAAGAACTATCAATTCATGAATTTGTCGAGTAGATCAAAAGGGCCTTTGTCAATGGTCGATTGAAGACTATGGAAAGTGTTTTTCAATCAAAACTCCGGCCTTTCCTTGTAGTTTGGAAACTAAAACTAGGCAAGTTTCaataagggcttgtttgaggaaagagttttttgggttttacctgggttttatcctaaaaacccttgtttgataaaaattaggaaaaaactggtttttaaaatttgaagactaatttatcctttgactttagaggatatggtgtaggtgagagaatgatggtttagaaAAAGAGGATAATATTAGAGGGtagttttggtatttaaatgataaaattatttaatttgatggttgataagatgtttgagttttgggataaaaattgggttttatcccaaaaaccctCTCATCAAATGAGGCCTAAGAGTTTCCGATCGGGCCATTATCAAAGGATCTCATGTACTCTcatatttcaaataacccacaagATGATAATAGAAATGGTAATCATGGTATATCATTATGCATTAAGACACATCCCTTTTAATATGGTCATTATCTGAGTTTGTGTACTAAAAAAGCAGGTAAACATACCTTTACAGGATTTGGAAATCACAGCAGCTTCAGAAAAATTAGCTGAATGTCAAGAAACTATCCTTAACCTCGGAAAGCAGTTGAAGGATTTGGCTTCACCAAAAGATTTAGTCATTTTCGACAAGTTCACTTCCAATCCGTCTGAATCTGAATCTATTTCAGTCTCCCAGAGTAGCAGTATGAACAAGAAGACCTCCTTGCTTGATAAAATGCTGGCTGAAGATAAAGTTTCAGTAAATGATCTGAAATGTTCAACTACCCAACATGTGGTTAAACAAAATGAACCAGAAAACGCAAATGGTTCCACCAAAAGTATCGTACGTGCCAGCGAAAGGAAAAGTGGTGGTGGCGGCTGGTTGAAAAAGATGTTTTCGAAGAAAAAGAAACGTGACagcaataaataatataactgTTCGGTAAGAGACAATTTGGTTTTGATGATTCATTAATTTGCCacctttttttcttattttattttgttttgaacatGAAAGTAAATAATGTATGGAAGTTGTGTGCTGTGTAAATGCCAATTGAGTTGTTTTGTCTCGACTCTTTGACATGtcattttattagatttttgtCGTCTTTCCTTCTTGTTGGAGCCCATGTGGCTTGTCGGGTATATGAGATTGGAAGAATGTTGATTTGCATCCTTTTTCTTATTTGGTGACGAGTAAATACTGACCCATTTGGAAATACACTTTTTGAGTTTAGATATGAATTTATGTTAGAAATCACtttgttatttttgtatgtaacataatttagttatatatatatatagatttggattcataaattatttaagccATTTAGGAAACTAGTTTTTGTTATGATCACCATCAAGTTATTTAGTTagatataattttgttaaacaaaatataaataaaaatgatttatttgataattaattttaccaaataattttttttatttttatttcacaaaataaaaatatgttcatGCATCTTAACCCTCTTGGGCTACTCTCTAAAGATTCTTTTTAGCTTCCTATAAATGGAATGAGAACTTTATTCTCAATTTTACAATATTTGGTATTATAATCgtcatattttttgaaaaaaataacaatacgATAAACTCAATTCCTCGAGATAAAACTAAAAAGATTTTTATTAGATATTTAATTTAGGATCAAATAATTAGTAACTTAATATTTCATGTCTTCACAATAATAGATTTCAGTCTTCACACataaactatttaataaaaaattcattatgccaatttcatttataattcaATGAGGAGAACATTTCTCTTATAACTACTATACAATTCAACATCATTTCTTGAAGCACAAATTTCATTTTACCCTATTTCATACAACCAAATACAATCACATTGAAATTAGTTATTTACATTTAAGGTCAAACCACATTCCAAATTGGAGCCATTTGTATATTGGAAAGAAGCTCTTTAGGTTTAATGACAAGTGCGGGACTAATGGCAAGCAAACCGACAAACGATTCTACAGGAACCCGAGTTCCCCAAACGTTAATGGACTCGAGCTTCCCACATTTACTTACAAGAACAAGAAGGCCACTTTCAGTAACATGTCGACAACTCCACAATCCAATAGACTGAAATCGAAAAATCGATAACTCAATTACAACAACGTCAACAAAATACAAAGCCAATCGATTATTTCTCAAAATACCTGTAAATGTGGACAACTATTTGCAATTGCTATAATCGATTCATCAGTAATAAAAGTCCCTCCAATATTAAGGTGTCGCAAAGAAGTAGCTTTCGAAATCTATTAACAAAGTCCCATCATTAaatgtacaaaaaaaaaaaaaaataataatataaaaaggattattttgatttaatgataaataacCCTTTActctaatataaatttaacaaagTATGAAATTACTAAATTACCCTTAAAtgagtattaattaattaaaattaccaGATGAACAACACCTTGATCTGTGATTCCAGTCATACCCCAAAGGGATATTGAGGTCAAATTGGTGATACATTTTGCAGATGATATCATAAATAAACCATTGTCAGATATCTGACAACCCCATCGTCTTCTTGATCTGAAAATTAAGAATATCATCAAATATGAAATATGGGTttgattgaatttatttatgagaaataattaggtgagagaatttggtgagggaatgacgtgacataatcttattcgctgaaaaaatcaaataatttctcttttttctctctttccttccacttttacattttccaaccaataaaGGTgttgccacgtcattccctcaccaaattccctccctctatccctcctctttatttatatatatataattacatgtCGAGGTCAGTTAGATTGTAAGCCCTGAGAATTAGACGAGCAGTTGAATGATCGTCCATTTTCAAACCAGAGAAGCTGAGAGAATCTCGCCAGGCCAATGAATGATCCGCCGCCCGCTTCCATTTCCGACAAACGGCGCTTGCCCTGTTCGTTCGTTTGTACTTATTATTCATATCATTCTtaaatttacaaaaagaaaaaaaaaaggaagaatcTTAACTGAACGGAATCTCTAAAACTGGTAAAGAGAAATAAGATATGAGCAAGAATGTCAATGGGGAGCCGATCGATTTCTGCTTCTTCTTCCCCACCTCTACCTCTTATCATACCTTCTCTCTTTCTTCTGATCAGAAAAAAAGAATTTGTTTGGTatacacaattttttattttattttatatgtttaacatatttcaaaaaaatattattgataaaaaaagaaaattagaataTCTAGTCAGAGGTTACGTGTAATTAGATGTCCACACCATTGCGTAATAAATCTTCTCTACATATGAGTCATTACATTTACATGTTGCTTAGTCTTCTTAATGAagagattatattatttttttaaatggtatgATTCTTGCgctttattattaatataatttaataaaattgacaattattaatttaagtctACGAATACATCATCAAcatgaattttctttttttaatttataacttttcataatattttggttacatttttttttctgtacttagatttatttatttttaaatttaataaattgagataattttacaataatataaaatattttataatttaagacgtgttaataataattgaattagtGACCATGGATTTCTTAGACGTATAAATTAAGTTAGTgagtttaataattattaatgaaactcatacataaaatttaaggAAATTTGGGAATAAAAAAGTTGAACAAAATTacttaaaagaaataaataataataaatatgttagaCAAATGTACAAGTTTGCaagttttgaatttaaatagaTTTGTTATTTCAATATGATAAacttgtatttttattaaaagatctAAAACAATGTGACAGATAATACTTCATAAAATGGtactaaataaaatagtaatacaagataattattttaaaagtggtaaaaatcttatatatttcttttctaaaataattggtatctttttcttttgaatttatattaatttttagttgttttttaaaatatatattttatgattttattctttatattaacaaataaatcataataGCTTTTGAAAAATAACACATTTAGTTAAATCACAATAGCTTTTGATTTTAAGCcttttaattatgttatttagtaaaaataattttttaaacataataatatattttatttaaaaaatgtccaaatttaatgaataatttttaaaatctattttatattatactaaatgttttcaaaataatagtttaactattttttatatttaatcattattaattattattcttaatatctttaacataaaaatttaagtataatgatattttattttttcttaataaaatattaaaataaatgactaatatatataatattatacttttaatgtctttttattgatgctttaaaactattaaatatttttttataaatatataaatatataaataaatctataaaatataataaatacgataatatatatatcaaataaaaataataattaatgcactatatattttaaataattgatagatatttatttttgaaaattatgtatCCGTCTTCACGCATCTCAGGTTGCGATGATTACCCGAATGTCAAAGGAATGAAGAATAGACAATTGATGGTATATCAAGAGGTGAGTTCATAAACTCCTCTTCATATTTCAGATTTATTGTCCGAGAAAGAAACAattgaagatttaaaaaataagttttggtCTTTTGTAGAGGATATAATTCAAGTCAATCCTATTAGAATACTTTATCCtgagattaatatttttgaatcaCTAATTTTCATTCATGATGTGTTTGATGAGGATTCAGTTGATTCAGAGTCAGAATATTATGTCAACGAGAATATACAAGTAGAATTCTCGATACATAATATGACGATGGATGAAAACAAATCTTCCATGAAGGAGGACCTTGAATTAGAGACTAGAGTGTGGCTCAATGTGCACGAGATTCCATCCCTCCCGTATACTTTCCACCCAAGTCCTTCTTTATTGAAAAACTACCAACAATATCACATGAAGAAGCTAAATGATCTACCGCAGGGTTATATGCAAGTAGTAAAGCGTGTATCGAAGTCAAGAAAAGGgttattccgactagatttTATCAATGATTGGAAAAATTATTTCTTGGAACTTTTATGGATTAAATGATGGTGTGAAGAGAGGTATCATTAAGTCACTAATGGGAACCCTTAGTTGTGACATATACTGTTTAGTGAGacaaaaatttagaaaatggaTCAGTGGATTGTTAAAGATTTATGTAATTGGAGGTTGTGTGGTTGAGAGACTCTTGATTCTATAGGGACGTCAGGTGGAATTCTTGGTGCATGAAATGAagatatgtatgagaaaatgGATGTTAATTTTGGTAGATACTCGGTTAACGTTCAAATAAGAAATCGGGAGGATAATTTGTTATGGGTAATTTCTGCGGTCTATGGATCGGTTCTTACACAATTTAAAACTAAGTTctttaatgagatgaagaacGTGGCTAGTCTCTAGGACTTACCAATTGTTTTTGCGGGCGACATGAACGAAGTAAGATTCCCGTCTAAAAGAAAAGGGGCCAATATGCATAGTAGCCTAATGCGCGAGTTCTCAAAGACAAATGAAGAACTTGAACTTATTGATTTGCCTTTGGAAGGTGGTCAATTAACTTTTAGGAGAAGTAATGGAAATGAGGGTCACATTCATTCTCATATCGATAGATTTTAATTAGTGAATCAAATTTTCAAggattttctaatatatttcaaaaggtcaTTCCATGGAGTTTTTCAGATCACCGACCGATCTTGATAGAACACCGAAAGATGGAGAGAACATGTCGACCATTTAGATTcgaaaataaatggttgatcaAAGACGACTTTATAGCGCGTGTTCAATCATGGTGGGTGAATCAGTCATCGATTGGTTCTCCGTCGAGTAATCTCTTTGTGAATTTAAGGAATTTGCATAACCTTCTCAAAAGTTGGTTCGTGGGAGATCGTGCTTTAATTTGTGTTAAAATCAATGACTtgtataatgaaattaatgtcattGACGAAAATGAGGAGATTCGTAAACTCTCCACTGAGAAGGTTAATTCTCGGATTCACATTGTTAACAAGTTACTCAATTGTAAGGAAGAAGAAACGAGGACACGCCAGCGAAGTAGAGCTACATGATTAAGAGTCAGATAGAAACACCATGTTTTTCCATGGAATTTCTAAAACGCAAGCAATAAATAATGTGATAAATTCTATATCGATCATGGGGGAAGTTTATGATAGTGTTTGAAATCTCTACGAATATTGTTAAATTCTATAAGATTTGTTTAAGAAGCCATTTAAGGTCAGGCCTAAAT from Impatiens glandulifera chromosome 9, dImpGla2.1, whole genome shotgun sequence includes the following:
- the LOC124916617 gene encoding F-box protein At5g67140-like, which produces MIRGRGGEEEAEIDRLPIDILAHILFLFTSFRDSVQASAVCRKWKRAADHSLAWRDSLSFSGLKMDDHSTARLILRAYNLTDLDISRRRWGCQISDNGLFMISSAKCITNLTSISLWGMTGITDQGVVHLISKATSLRHLNIGGTFITDESIIAIANSCPHLQSIGLWSCRHVTESGLLVLVSKCGKLESINVWGTRVPVESFVGLLAISPALVIKPKELLSNIQMAPIWNVV